In Acipenser ruthenus chromosome 53, fAciRut3.2 maternal haplotype, whole genome shotgun sequence, the following proteins share a genomic window:
- the LOC131723112 gene encoding E3 ubiquitin-protein ligase TRIM47-like gives MASKVWSEDRFSCPVCLEILKDPVTIPCGHSYCMGCIKNCWDQTDHTGVYSCPQCRKTFTPRPDLCRNTMLAELVEELKKTGLNPPPAQTYAGPGDVPCDFCTGRKFKAVKSCLTCLASYCETHVKPHYEVTPLKRHKLINAIGNLEQKLCAEHQRLCEVFCRTDQTCICWLCADEDHKSHDTVSAEKERSVKQKQLGETQTEIQQRIQERLKETEELKKAVESLKRSACIEMKESEKIFTELIRSIEKIHTEVIELIGANEKAAVNQAEGRMKKLEQEIAELRRRNAELKQLSETEDHIHFLQNFQSLCAPPEAGDLPSVTVNTDISFGAVRKAVSELKDHIEDFCKGELVKITKTGWCEIDSFGRDFSKKTWLEEGQDLQDINKDLLQIAGYINNVVLRREEAAGRRKE, from the exons ATGGCTTCAAAAGTATGGTCAGAGGATCGGTTTAGCTGTCCAGTAtgtctggagatattgaaggacccagtcactattccatgtggacacagttactgtatggggtgtattaagaactgctgggatcagactgatcatacaggtgtctacagctgcccccagtgcagaaagacctttaccccaaggcctgatctgtgcagaaacaccatgctggccgAACTTGTGGaggaattaaagaagacaggactcaatcctcctcctgctcaaacttatgctggacctggagatgtgccgtgtgatttctgcactgggagaaagttcaaagctgtgaaatcctgtttgacgtgcttggcctcttactgtgaaacacacgtcaagccacactatgaggttactccattaaagaggcacaagctgatcaatgcaattggaaatctggagcagaagctttgtgctgaacaccaacgATTATgtgaggtcttctgtagaaccgatcagacgtgtatttgctggTTGTGTGCAGACGAGGatcacaagagccatgatacagtctcagctgagaaagaaaggagtgtgaaacag aagcagctgggagagacacagacagaaatacaacagagaatccaggagagactcaAAGAAACTGAGGAGCTGAAaaaggctgtggagtcactgaaa agatctgcatgcatagaaatgaaggaaagtgagaagatctttactgagctgatccgatccattgagaagatccacactgaggttattgagctgattggagctaacgagaaggctgcagtgaatcaggctgaaggacgcatgaagaaactggagcaggagattgctgagctaaggaggagaaacgctgagctgaaacagctttcagagacagaggatcacatccattttctacag aatttccagtctctctgtgcccctcctgaagctggagacttacccagcgttactgtcaatacagacatctcttttggggctgtgaggaaagctgtatctgaacttaaagaccatattgaggacttctgcaagggggaattagtcaaaataaccaaaacaggttggtgtgaaatagattcctttggtagagatttctcaaaaaaaacatggcttgaggagggacaggacttgcaagacattaataaagacctcttgcagattgctggctatataaataatgtagtattgagaagggaggaggcagcagggaggaggaaggagTGA
- the LOC131723071 gene encoding tripartite motif-containing protein 16-like → MEDGVLCVLCINPHVSILCFSLFFCPVNEVAVYSLQAPEPRNRAEFLKYSCQLTLDPNTAYRKLCLSEGNRKVTRGETQRYPDDHSERFDYWPQVLCREGLSGTRCYWEIECSGGGALIGVTYKGISRKGGDRSCLLGSNDKSWSLFCSGSSYTARHNNNQTPITAPHSPRIGVYLDFNAGTLSFYGVSDTMTLLHRFQTTFTEPLYPGFWLWGSGSSVTICQLN, encoded by the exons atggagga tggagtcttgtgtgtgttgtgtattaatccacatgtttcaattctatgtttctctctttttttctgcccagtgaatgaagttgcagtttacagtctgcaggctccagagccaaggaacagagctgagtttttaaaat attcctgtcagctcacactggaccccaacacagcgtatAGAaaactctgtctgtctgaagggaacagaaaggtgacacggggagagacccagagatatccaGATGATCACTCAGAGAGATTTGACTACTggccccaagtgctttgcagagagggtttgtctgggactcgctgttactgggagattgagtgcagtgggggaggggctcttataggagtcacatataaaggaatcagcaggaaaggaggggatcgTTCCTGTCTCCTTGGAtccaatgacaagtcctggagtttgttctgctctggttccagttacactgcccggcacaataacaatcaaactccaataactgccccccactcccccagaataggagtgtatctggactttaatgccggcacgctgtccttttatggcgtctctgacacaatgaccctcctgcacagattccaaaccacattcactgagccgctctatcctgggttttggcTTTGGGGTTCTGgttcctctgtaacaatctgccagctgaactag